The Bradyrhizobium sp. CCBAU 051011 DNA segment CCGCGTCGGGGCCGAGCCGCTGGTCGATCACGCTCGGCCGGACGATGTCAGGGGGAACGCGGGTGTCGATATTTTCGTCCGCCAGCCGCCGGGCGGCGTTTTCGGTCAGGAACAGTTTTCGGATCCGCCGTTCCGGGTTGGCCAGGGCGGCCGAGACCGTGTGCCAGCCATAGAGAATCACCGGCCCGTCCGGGCTCGATTCCCGGTCGCGCTGGCCCGGCGGACGGGCGAATTTCCGCCCTTTTTCGAAGGGTTTGCCGCCACCACGGCGGAACGGCGGCTTTCGGTCGCGATCGCTCATGGGGAGCTTGTGTCACGGGTCCCCGAATATGGCAATTTGGCCCTCATGAGCGCGTTTTTGGTGCTCCGCGTTGGTTGACTTTGCCACCCCCCTTCGCCCATAAACGCGCCGGCCGCAGCCGGTTCGATCCGCGCTTTCGGCCTCAGCGTCATCCATGGTCCGGTCCTCCGCCACTCGGGCGGCTGGTTCCTGACGCTGACGGACGGGGAAGTGTCCCGAGTGGCAAAGGGAGCTGACTGTAAATCAGCCGCCGTATGGCTTCGAAGGTTCGAGTCCTTCCTTCCCCACCAGCCTTCGCTCGCGAAGCGAGAGAAGGCTGCCACGCCGAAGCCCAACGGGCGAAGGCGGGCTGTGGCCGCGAGCTACGGCTAGGCGAGCCAGTTTTCCCAACGCCATCTGATTCAATGTTTCGCTCGCGAAGCGAGCTACGATGCGCGCGAGTCTCAAGGCTCGGCAAGAATGTCGTTTGAGTTCGATGATAATGTGATTGCCCAACTGTGTCCTATCACCCTGTCGGCAAGACCTCTGACTGCATCCGTTGATTTACATCAATCTAGTGTCCTGCAATCGGCACACGCTCCCTCGGCAACCCCAGGGAGGGACTCGCCATGCTCCGATCTATTCTTGTTGCCTTTGCATCAGCCGTTCTGGTCACCGCAACCCTCATTCCGGATGACGCCTACGCTCGCCGTGGTGGCGGCGGCTTCCGTGGCGGCGGGGGCGGCTTTCACGCCGCTGGCGTCCGCGGCGGCGGCATGCAAGCCGGGCGCATCGCACGGCCATCGCATCCGATAGCGGGCCGTCCGATAGCAGGTCGTCCAATCGCGGGTTATCCGGGCCGCGGCTATTACCGTCCGGGTTGGGGCTACGGTGCTGCCGCTGTCGGCGCGGCTGCTGCAGCGGGCGCTTACGGCTACTACAACCGCTCTAGCTGTTACTATGACAGCTACGGTCAGTATGTTTGCCCGGGGCAATATCAGTATCAATATTGATGCAAGCAACGTGCAGGATGGTGCCTTTTAGCGCCGTCCTGCGCTGGCTTCTTCAAACCCGGCTCGAAGCTTCAACCCTGGCCGGGTTCGCTCGACGTTTCCGGCAGCGCCTCGCCGGGGAGATAAAGCCTGATCGGGCGGATTTCGTAGACCGCGGACGGATTGGCGCGGCGCAGGTCGCGTGCGATCGCGATCGCTTCGTCCTCATCGGCGCAATTCAACACATACAGACCCAGCAACTGCTCCTTGGTCTCGGCAAACGGCCCGTCGATGACCGTTCCCGCGCCCGGACCGCGCAAGGTGCGGGCTTCCGCCGTGCCGCCGAGCCGTGCCGCCGGTCCGAGCAGCTTTTTCGCGTTCAGCCGCTCATGTACCGCCAGCAGTTCGGTCATCAGGGCCGCGTCCTCCTGCGGGGTCCAGGACGTGACCTCGGCTTCGACGTGATAGGCCAACATGGCGTAGAGCATCGCTTTCTCCTTCACACAGCTTTTCGATCAGAACCGAAACTCCAGGCGAGCCGGACTGGCCGCCCTTCCGAGGACGTTTCGCCGCAGCCGATCCCGACAAACGGGTAGCCCACGAAGCAGTCCGGAAACACGATATATCCGTTGCCCCTTGAACGTGCCTTGGCAAGCCCACGACTGATGAGCAGAACGCGAGCCAACGCGCACCATTCACGGAGACGGTCATGCGAAGCAAGCCAGCCACGATCATATGCGATGCCGCAAGGTCCTGCGCCTCGCCGTCATCGTCGCTGTCAGGCGATTGGCACGACGTCACCGGCCATCACCGCTACTACGGCAGTTCAGCCATCAATGGCGGCGAGCGCATCGTCGAAGACCGCCGCGATCGGCGCCCGCGCTTCGTCAATCTCTGCGGCTTTTGATCAGCAAATAAAAAAGCGCGGCGGGATGGCTCCCGCCGCGCTCCAACTTTTGTGCTCGCTGGTCCAGGCCTGAGAGCGCCCGGAGCCAAGCCTTCAGACAGGCCTAGCGGGCGATCCCAGCGAGGTGACAGCGCTTGGTATAAGACACTGGATCACCTCCTTTCATTGTTGATGGAAGCAGCAATATAGGCGGCGAATCGGCCCCTGTTAAGGGGTGGGGCCTGCACAGGGTGTTCGGAGGGGGGCCGGCGGGGCGGGTTGAGGCCGCGGGCACGGCGTGTTAGGTCAACGCCAGCGCGGGTGTAGCTCAATGGTAGAGCAGCAGCCTTCCAAGCTGAATACGAGGGTTCGATTCCCTTCACCCGCTCCAATTCCCTGATCCGCCGCAGATTTTCCACAAGCCACATTTGCGCAGCAACAGCCATCTCGTTTGCGTTTGACGCGAACCGACCTATCAAATCGCCTCTGAATGGAATGCGTCCATGAATGTCAGTTCGAAAGTTCTGCTGGCATCATTTGTGCTCGTGGCAGCCGCGGGCACCGTGGCGCTCGCTTGGTTCCTTCCTCCGATATTCGGAGGAAAGATAGGCGGGGAGGTCTGTCAGTGGATGGCCGGGAAGTGGGCAAGCGCAAGGAACGAATGCGTCACTCGTGCCTGTTACGCCGCGGGTGATTGCGGCCTTTGGCTTCATCCGAGCGCGTGGTGTCGCGACCTCAGAACGGGCGACTCCATTGGCGAGGTTTATTTTCGGCTCGGCAATCCAAGCAAGATCGAGGGAAATACCTACACTTGGCTTGACGGCAAGCCCGACCCCGTCGCATTTACTGCCACCATCGAGAACGGCGTTCTGGCATCTGTGAATTGCCTCTGAAGTCCGAAGGGAAGGGCGCGAGGAGGCAAGAAAGCGAGCGGTCCTTGCTTCAAGAGACAGGCGGGCGGCAGGTCTGATGCGCATCATCTACTTCAGCCTCGGTTGGGTGATGGTCGCGCTCGGCGTGATTGGCCTCGTGATGCCGCTGATGCCGGGGGTGGTTTTCCTGATCGTGGCAGCGTGGTGCTTTGCGCGCTCGTCGCCGCGGTTCGAGGCATGGCTGCTCGATCATCCGACACTTGGCAAACCGCTGCGGGATTGGCGCGCCGCGGGAGCCATCCCACGGCCGGCCAAGGCCATGGCGTGCGCGGGAATGACGATCGGGTTTGTCGTGTTCTGGTACAGCGTCGATCCATCGCTGCCCCTTGCCGCGGCTGTGGCGCTGCTGTTCCTTGCCTGTGCCGGATACGTGGTATCGCGTCCGGCGATGGCCGATCAGGATTCCTCGATCTAGCAGGCAGGGCATCTGCGATTACGTGGGCAGGTGAAGGGTTAGCGGCGATCCCGTGCATTTCTCGGTCGACACGCGCGGTAACCACGCCGCACGGAACGCCTGGGCTCGCCACAAAATCAGTCCGATTGAGACACAATGTCGGCGACTAGCGTTGAAACGCTGTCCACTCGTGCGATGCGCAGCACGTAAAACAAAAACAATAAAAATACATTGTGGGGATACAAAAGGGGGCGCCGCTATGCGGGCTAGTATCGATTCACGTCGACAGATCGAGCAAATATCCTGGTCTCCGGCAGGTGGGGCCGTGCGCCGGCTTTTCGCCGCGCCTTTGGGCAGGGCGGCTACGGCGCTGTTGCTGGCCGCAATGGCGGGGCCGGCTTTCGGGCAGGGCCTGGCGGCGGGCCCGGGCGCCAACGAGATCCGGATCGGCAATACCATGCCCTATACCGGCCCGGCTTCCGCCTATGGCGTCATCGGCAAGGTGATGGCGGCCTATTTCGAGAAGGTCAACGCCGAGGGTGGCATCAGGGGGCGCAAGATCAATTTCATCTCCTATGATGACGCCTACAATCCGACCAAGACGATGGAGGCGACCCGCAAGCTCGTCGAGGAAGACAACGTTCTCTTTATCCTGGCGAGCCTCGGCACCAATACCAGCCAGGCCGTTCATCCCTATTTGAATGCCAAGAAAATCCCGCAGCTCTTCGTCGCCTCGGGCGCGACCATGTGGGACCAGCCACGCGACTTTCCCTGGACCATGGGCTTCCTGCCCAGCTACCAGACCGAAGCCCACATCTATTCGCAGTATCTCCTGGAGAACCATCCGCGCAGCAAGGTCGCGGTGCTCTATCAGGACGACGGTTTCGGCAAGGACTACCTCAAAGGCCTGAAGGACGGTCTCGGCGGCAAGATTCCAATCGTGGCCGAGGCACCGTACAAGGTGACGGACACCAATATCGACGCCCAGATCGCCAAGCTCAAGGCTTCGGGCGCCGACGTCTTCATGCAATTCACGACGCCGAAATTCGCCACCATGGCGATCAAACGAAATGCCGAGCTCGGCTGGAAGCCGATCCATTTCCTCGCCTCGGTATCCGAATCGGTATCGTCGGTGATGGTGCCGGCGGGCGTGGAAAACGCCGAAGGAATCATGTCGGCGATGTACCGCCTGGAGGGTGAGGACGCGCAGGCCGTCGGGCCCGCGGTGTTCCGCGAATGGAGCGCCTTCATGGAGCGCTATGTCCCGAGCATCAGCAAGTCGAACGGCCAGGCCGTCTACGCCTATCTGAACTCCAGGCTCGTTATCGAGGTGCTGAAGAACTGCGGCGACGACTTCTCGCGCGAAAACATCATGAAGCAGGCCCGCTCGATCAAGGGCTTGCAGATTCCCATGATGGTGCCGGGCATCCTGATCAACACCAGCGCATCCGATCATGCGACGATCGAGCAGATGCGGATGATGCGCTTCACCGGTGGACACTGGCAGTTCTTTGGGCCGGTGCGAAGCGGCATCGATCCGGGCACCGTCAGCGAATCCTTCAAGACCATCTTCAAGTACGGCACCGCCACCAAGCGCGATCTGGCCAACCAGCTCAACGCCAACACCGTCAGCCTGATGACGGGTTCGTTCGGTTCGACCTATGCGCAGGTCGGCGCGGATCTCGCGTCCGTGCTCGACAACGGCACCCATCTGCGGATCCTGCCCGTCATGGGCCGCGGATCGGTTCAGGCGGTGGCGGACATCCTCCTGCTGCGCGGCGTCGACGTCGGCATCGTCCGCAAGGACACGCTTGCCTATCTCGACCGCAAGGACTTCGCCAAGGACATCCGCAACCAGTTCGTCTACGTCGCCAAGATGTTCAACGAGGAAATGCATGTACTTGCGCCGAAAACGATCACCAGCATGCGGGATCTCGACGGCAAGACCGTGGTGGTCGATCTGCCCGACAGCTCGACCTTCGTGACCGCGATCAACGTGTTCGAGCGTCTCGGTATCCGGCCGCATCTGATTTATCAGGAGCCGCGGCTGGCGGTGGACATGCTGCGCAAGGGCGAGGTTGACGCGATCGTTGCGATCGAAGGCAAGCCGTTGCAGTGGCTGAACCAGATCAACGACCGCAACCTGCATTTGGTCCCGGTCGAGTACGCCAAGACTCTGCAGGAGGAGTATCTGCCGTCCAAGCTTTCGTCGGCGGACTATCCGAATCTGGTGGCGGAAGGTGGATCGGTCGAGACGGTTGCGGCCGAAGCGGTGCTGGCCTCGTATAACTGGGCGCCGAACAGCGATCGCTACCGCCGCCTGTCGCTGCTGGTGGACACGATGTTCGACAAGGTGTCGCAGTTGCAGCGTCCGCCGTTCCATCCGAAGTGGAAGGAAATGGCACCGCGCGCGACGGTATCGGGATGGACGCGCTTCAAGGCGGCGCAGGAATGGCTCGACCGCAACATGCCGCTGGCTGCGGGTTCAGCCGTGTCGGCAGCATCGGGTGCTGCGCCGGCCACAGCACTTGCGCCGCAGGAACGCGATCCCCTCTATCGCGAGTTCCTGGAATGGCGTGCCAACCGCGCCAAGGCCAGCGCCAAGTAATCAGGCCGGTCAGCACGGTTTGACCACAGGACGGCCCGCTTCGGCGGACCGTCCTTGCTCCTGGAATCCGGCGCCCTACGCATGCCGTATTTTAGTCGGTATCGTCGGCAAGGGTGCTCGGGAATCCAATAACAGGTTGTATTGGCGCAACTATGCCGCGAATCCGCGTTCGCGGGGGCGGCCGATGCCGGTTTGGTAACGCTTTTGGTAACACTAATGTCGGCATTGTCGCGGCGGAACACACGGTCGACTAACTGCGCGCCGCGACTGGGGCTTGACACAAAATCAATCGAATTGAGACACAATGTCAGCGAGTAGGACTGAAACGCTGCCCGTCTGGCTGCTCGAAAAATGGCACAGTTTGTATTGGGGGACAGGTAAATGTGGGCTTTGATCGACACTAGTAGGGCGGCGGTGCAATTGTCCGGGTCAGTGGCCCGTGGCACCTTGCGCCGGCTTTTCACCGCGCCGCGGCGCAATGCAGCGGCCGCATTGGTCGTGGCCGCGATGGCCGGCTCGGCGATCAGCGATCAGGTGCACGCCGCACCTCCGGGCCCCAATGAAATCCGCATTGGCAACACCGCGCCCTATACCGGTCCGGCCTCCGCCTACGGCGTTATCGCCAAGGTCGTCGCGGCCTATCTGGACAAGATCAATGCCGAGGGCGGGATCAATGGCCGCAAGGTCAATATGATCACCTATGACGACGCCTACGAGCCCACCAAGACGATGGAGATGACCCGCAAGCTCGTCGAGGAGGACCAGGTCCTCCTGACCTTGGGGACCATCGGCACCAACACGAACGCTGCGATCCAGCCCTATCTGAACTCAAAGAAGGTTCCGCAGCTTTTTGCCTTGTCGGGCGCTGCGGCCTGGGACCAGCCGCGCGAGTTTCCCTGGACCATCGGCTTCCTGCCGACCTACACGGCTGAAGCTCAGATCTTTGCGCAGTATCTGCTGGAGAACCATCCCCGCAGCCGCATCGCCGTTCTCTATCAGGACGACGGAATGGGCAAGGAATACCTGAAGGGCCTGAAGGACGGCCTCGGCGGCAAGATGCCGATCGTTGCCGAGGCTCCCTACAAGGTCACGGACACCACTATCGATGCGCAGATGGCCAAGATGAAGGCCTCCGGCGCCGACGTCCTCATTGAGTTCACCACGCCGAAATTCGCTGTCATGGCGATCCGGCGGGCCGCCGAACTCGGCTGGAAGCCGCTACAGTTTGCCGCCTCGATCTCCAATTCGTACTCGGCCGTGATTCAGCCGGCGGGCCCGCAAAATGCCGAAGGCCTGTTGTCTGCGGCCTACAGGCTCGAGGGCGAAGACTCGGCTGCGGCGGGCGATGCGGTGTTCCGCGAATGGAGCGCCTTCATGCAGCGCTATGTCCCGAGCGTGAGCAAGACCAACGGCCAGGCCGTGCTCGGCTATCTGGTCGGCAGGTTGACGGTCGAGGTCCTGAAGAACTGCGGCGACGACCTGTCGCGTGAAAACATCATGAAGCAGGCCCGCTTGCTCAAGGGTATCCAGCTTCCGATGATGGTACAGGGCATCCTGATCAATACCAGCCCGTCCGATCATGCGCCGATCGAGCAGATGCGGATGATGCGCTTCACCAACGGCCAATGGCAGCACTTCGGCCCGGTGCGAAGCGGCATCGATCCGGGCGCCGTCAGCGATTCCTTCAAGACCATCTTCAAGTACGGCACCGCCACCAAGCGCGATCTGGCCAACCAGCTCAACGCCAACACGGTGAGCTTGATGACGGGTTCGTTCGGCTCCACCTATGCCCAGGTCGGCGCGGATCTCGCATCCGTGCTCGACAGCGGTACCAGCCTGCGGATCCTGCCCGTCATGGGCCGCGGATCGGTGCAGGCGGTGTCGGATATCCTGTTGCTGAGGGGTGTCGATGCCGGCATCGTCCGCAAGGACACGCTGTCCTATCTCGACCGCAAGGACTTCGCCAAGGATATCCGCAACCAGTTCGTCTATGTGGCGAAGATGTTCAACGAGGAAATGCACGTCCTCGCGCCCAGGACGATCGCCAGCATGCGTGACCTCGACGGCAAGACCGTGGTGGTCGATCTGCCCGACAGCTCGACCTTCGTAACCGCGATCAACGTGTTCGAGCGTCTCGGGATCAGGCCGCATCTGATTTATCAGGAGCCGCGGCTGGCGCTGGACATGCTGCGCAAGGGCGAGGTTGACGCGATCGTTGCGATCGAAGGCAAGCCGTTGCAGTGGCTGAACCAGATCACCGATCGCAATCTGCATCTGGTCCCGGTCGAGTACGCCAAGCAGGTCCAGGAGGAATATCTGCCGTCCAAGCTTACGTCGGCGGACTACCCGGGCCTCGTGCCGGAAGGCGGCTTCGTCGAGACGATCGCGGCCGAAGCGGTGCTGGCCTCGTATAACTGGGCGCCGAACAGCGACCGCTACCGCCGCCTGGCGCTGCTGGTGGACACGATGTTCGACAAGGTGTCGCAGTTGCAGCGTCCGCCGTTCCATCCGAAGTGGAAGGAAATGGCACCGCGCGCGACGGTATCGGGATGGACGCGCTTCAAGGCGGCGCAGGAATGGCTCGACCGCAACATGCCGCTGCCTCCGGGCTCGGCCGTGTCGGCGGCATCGGGCGCCGTCCAGGCGCCGGCACCGGCCCCGGTGGCTGCCCCCACAGCACTTGCCCCGCAGGACCGCGATCCGCTGTACCGCGAATTCCTGGAGTGGCGCGCGAGCCGCGCCAAGGCCAGCAGCAACCGGTAGCTACGGTAATTACGGTTTGACGATGGAACGGCCCGCCTCGGCGGGCCGTTCTGTTTTCAGCAACGTCCAGGCTGTTCCTTTGCCTGCAATGCCGCATTGACGCTGCGGTCAATCCGGCTGCCTTGCGCGCTGGCGAGTGTGGCGAACGGATGGCGTCATGCCGACAACGCAGGGCTCAGCCGTATAAAATAGTGTATCGGCAAGCATCAAAGCGCCGGACGCGATCCCGCGCCACCACGCCAAAAACTTTCGGAGGAAGTTCATGTCGGCTCTGCCACTTTCGGGCATCAAAATTCTCGACCTGACACGGGTGCTCGCGGGGCCCTTGTCGGCGCAGATGCTGGCCGATCTCGGCGCAGAGGTGATCAAGATCGAACGTCCCGGCGGCGGCGACGATGCGCGCGCCTTTGGCCCGCCATACCTCAAGGACCCCGAGGGCAAGCAGAACAACAACAATTCGTTTTACCTCTGCGCCAACCGCAACAAGAAATCCGTCACCGTCAATATCGCAAGCCCGGAAGGGCAGGACATCATCCGCGAGCTCGCCAAGAGCTGCGACGTGATGATGGAGAACTACAAGGTCGGCGATCTCAAGCGCTACAAGCTCGATTACGAATCGATCAAGGCGATCAATCCCGGCATCATCTATTGCTCGGTGACCGGCTTTGGCCAGACCGGCCCTTATGCGCCGCGCGCCGGCTATGACGCGATCCTGCAGGCGATGGGCGGGCTGATGAGCGTCACCGGCCATATTGACGGCGAGCCGGGTGCCGGTCCGATGAAGGTCGGCCCCTCCATCGTCGACTACATGACCGGCATGAACTCCTCGATCGGCATTCTGGCAGCGCTCTATCACCGCAAGGCCAATGGCGGGGAGGGGCAGCATGTCGACGTCTGCCTGTTCGACACCGTGATCGCTGCGCTGTCGCATTATGCGCAGATCTTCCTCGTCAACGGCCAGACCCCGCCGCGGCGCGGCACCTGGGGCAATGGCGGCATGCCGGCGGGCGTATTCCGCTGCACCGATGGCGAACTGATGCTGGTGGTCGGCAATGACGGTCAGTTCCAGCGTACCTGCGCGGTGCTCGGCGCGCCTGAACTCGCGACCGATCCGCGCTTCGTCAAGAACAACGACCGCGTCGTGCACGGCAAGGAGATCATGGCAATCTTCGCCGGTCACTTCCTGAAGAAGCCCGTCACCCATTGGCTGGAAGAACTGGAGAAGGCCGGCGTGCCCTCAGGCCCGATCAACGATTTCTCGCAGGTGTTTTCCGATGAGCATGTCCGCTCGCGCGGCATGCAGGTCAAGGTCGACCACCCCTTCGAGTCCGACCTGTCGCTGATCCGCAATGCCATCACCTTCTCCGGCACCCCGGTGAAGACCTACCGCGCGCCGCCGCTGCTCGGTGCTGATACGAAGGACGTGCTGGCGACGATCGGCTACGACGCAGCCAAGGTGGAAGCGTTGAAGGCGCAAAAGATCGTCTAAACTGCACCCCAGCCGCGACGCTGCCTTTACTCGGCCAGTTCGCGCATGACCTTGATCAGGTCGGATTTGCCTTCGAAGCCGATGCCCGGCAGATCCGGCATGATGATGTGGCCGTCCTCGACGCGAACGGAGTCGGGGAAGCCGCCATAGGGCTGAAAGAGGTCCGGGTAGCTCTCATTGCCGCCCAGGCCGAGGCCTGCCGCAATGTTCAGCGACATCTGGTGCCCGCCATGGGGGATGCAACGGGACGGCGACCAGCCGTGCTGCGCCAGGACATCGAGTGTTCGGAGATATTCGACAAGCCCGTACGACAGCGCGCAATCGAACTGCAGCCAATCGCGGTCGGGCCGCATGCCGCCGTAGCGGAGCAGGTTGCGCGCATCCTGGTGTGAGAACAGATTCTCGCCCGTCGCCATCGGGCCCGGATAGAATTCCGAGAGAGCGGCCTGCAGCGCGTAGTCGAGGGGATCGCCGGCCTCCTCATACCAGAACAGCGGATAGTCACGCAGCATCTTCGCGTAGGCGATGGCGGTCTCAAGATCGAAGCGTCCGTTGGCATCGACGGCAAGCCGCGCTTGCGAACCGATTTCCTTCAGCACGGCCTCGATCCGCCCACGATCTTCGTCGATCGACGCGCCGCCGATCTTCATTTTCACCACGTTGTAGCCGCGGTTGAGATAGCCGCGCATTTCCGCTCGTAGCGCGGAATTGTCCTTGCCAGGGTAGTAGTAGCCGCCTGCCGCATACACGAAGACTTTGGGATTGGCCTCGCAGCCCTTCCTTTCGGCGAGAAGGCGAAACAGCGGCTTGCCCGCGATCTTCGCAACCGCGTCCCATATAGCCATGTCGAGCGTGCCGACAGCCACGGAACGCTCACCGTGCCCGCCGGGCTTTTCGTTGGACATCATCGCCGCCCAGATGCGATGTGGATCGAGATTGGCGCCGCTGTCGTCGAGAAAGCTGCTGGATTCGGCCTCGATAATACGATTGCGAAAGCGTTCCCGGATCAGGCCGCCCTGACCATAGCGGCCGTTGGAATTGAAACCGTATCCGACCACGCGGCGGCCGTCGCGCACGACATCCGTCACAACGGCGACCAGGCTCGCCGTCATCTTCGAAAAGTCGATGTAGGCATTCCGGATCGGAGAGGCGATCGGCTTGGTGATTTCGACGACATCGACAATACGCATGGGATTCCTTCCGTGTGACTCGCAGATCGCCAGATCCGCTCGCTGAACTGGCTATGCCGGAAACGGCTGTACCGAAGGTGCTCTCACCAGCAGCGCATCTGACAAGGGGCTTCGGCTGTTGCCCTCGTTCGAGGGAACGTTAGAGCTGTATTTCGCGCCGGGCTAATGCTATTCCCGCAACTGGTTATGTTCATTTGGCATTACCAATGGAATTGATCTGGTTTGAGGACTATCTGGCGCTCGCGGAAACCCTGAATTTTTCCAGGGCGGCGGAGTTACGCCACGTCACGCAGCCAGCCTTCAGCCGCAGGATTCGCGCACTTGAGGGATGGGTCGGCGCGGCTTGTTTACCCGCACGACACACGGCGTGGCGCTCACGCCTGCAGGCAAACATTTCCACGATCAGGCGGAGGTCCTGACCCGGGCCCTGCACCAGCTCCGGCGCGACACGCTCGAAGTCTCCGAGCGCCACGTCAGGCC contains these protein-coding regions:
- a CDS encoding YciI family protein, with the protein product MLYAMLAYHVEAEVTSWTPQEDAALMTELLAVHERLNAKKLLGPAARLGGTAEARTLRGPGAGTVIDGPFAETKEQLLGLYVLNCADEDEAIAIARDLRRANPSAVYEIRPIRLYLPGEALPETSSEPGQG
- a CDS encoding YbaN family protein; this encodes MRIIYFSLGWVMVALGVIGLVMPLMPGVVFLIVAAWCFARSSPRFEAWLLDHPTLGKPLRDWRAAGAIPRPAKAMACAGMTIGFVVFWYSVDPSLPLAAAVALLFLACAGYVVSRPAMADQDSSI
- a CDS encoding ABC transporter substrate-binding protein translates to MAGPAFGQGLAAGPGANEIRIGNTMPYTGPASAYGVIGKVMAAYFEKVNAEGGIRGRKINFISYDDAYNPTKTMEATRKLVEEDNVLFILASLGTNTSQAVHPYLNAKKIPQLFVASGATMWDQPRDFPWTMGFLPSYQTEAHIYSQYLLENHPRSKVAVLYQDDGFGKDYLKGLKDGLGGKIPIVAEAPYKVTDTNIDAQIAKLKASGADVFMQFTTPKFATMAIKRNAELGWKPIHFLASVSESVSSVMVPAGVENAEGIMSAMYRLEGEDAQAVGPAVFREWSAFMERYVPSISKSNGQAVYAYLNSRLVIEVLKNCGDDFSRENIMKQARSIKGLQIPMMVPGILINTSASDHATIEQMRMMRFTGGHWQFFGPVRSGIDPGTVSESFKTIFKYGTATKRDLANQLNANTVSLMTGSFGSTYAQVGADLASVLDNGTHLRILPVMGRGSVQAVADILLLRGVDVGIVRKDTLAYLDRKDFAKDIRNQFVYVAKMFNEEMHVLAPKTITSMRDLDGKTVVVDLPDSSTFVTAINVFERLGIRPHLIYQEPRLAVDMLRKGEVDAIVAIEGKPLQWLNQINDRNLHLVPVEYAKTLQEEYLPSKLSSADYPNLVAEGGSVETVAAEAVLASYNWAPNSDRYRRLSLLVDTMFDKVSQLQRPPFHPKWKEMAPRATVSGWTRFKAAQEWLDRNMPLAAGSAVSAASGAAPATALAPQERDPLYREFLEWRANRAKASAK
- a CDS encoding ABC transporter substrate-binding protein — translated: MWALIDTSRAAVQLSGSVARGTLRRLFTAPRRNAAAALVVAAMAGSAISDQVHAAPPGPNEIRIGNTAPYTGPASAYGVIAKVVAAYLDKINAEGGINGRKVNMITYDDAYEPTKTMEMTRKLVEEDQVLLTLGTIGTNTNAAIQPYLNSKKVPQLFALSGAAAWDQPREFPWTIGFLPTYTAEAQIFAQYLLENHPRSRIAVLYQDDGMGKEYLKGLKDGLGGKMPIVAEAPYKVTDTTIDAQMAKMKASGADVLIEFTTPKFAVMAIRRAAELGWKPLQFAASISNSYSAVIQPAGPQNAEGLLSAAYRLEGEDSAAAGDAVFREWSAFMQRYVPSVSKTNGQAVLGYLVGRLTVEVLKNCGDDLSRENIMKQARLLKGIQLPMMVQGILINTSPSDHAPIEQMRMMRFTNGQWQHFGPVRSGIDPGAVSDSFKTIFKYGTATKRDLANQLNANTVSLMTGSFGSTYAQVGADLASVLDSGTSLRILPVMGRGSVQAVSDILLLRGVDAGIVRKDTLSYLDRKDFAKDIRNQFVYVAKMFNEEMHVLAPRTIASMRDLDGKTVVVDLPDSSTFVTAINVFERLGIRPHLIYQEPRLALDMLRKGEVDAIVAIEGKPLQWLNQITDRNLHLVPVEYAKQVQEEYLPSKLTSADYPGLVPEGGFVETIAAEAVLASYNWAPNSDRYRRLALLVDTMFDKVSQLQRPPFHPKWKEMAPRATVSGWTRFKAAQEWLDRNMPLPPGSAVSAASGAVQAPAPAPVAAPTALAPQDRDPLYREFLEWRASRAKASSNR
- a CDS encoding CaiB/BaiF CoA-transferase family protein encodes the protein MSALPLSGIKILDLTRVLAGPLSAQMLADLGAEVIKIERPGGGDDARAFGPPYLKDPEGKQNNNNSFYLCANRNKKSVTVNIASPEGQDIIRELAKSCDVMMENYKVGDLKRYKLDYESIKAINPGIIYCSVTGFGQTGPYAPRAGYDAILQAMGGLMSVTGHIDGEPGAGPMKVGPSIVDYMTGMNSSIGILAALYHRKANGGEGQHVDVCLFDTVIAALSHYAQIFLVNGQTPPRRGTWGNGGMPAGVFRCTDGELMLVVGNDGQFQRTCAVLGAPELATDPRFVKNNDRVVHGKEIMAIFAGHFLKKPVTHWLEELEKAGVPSGPINDFSQVFSDEHVRSRGMQVKVDHPFESDLSLIRNAITFSGTPVKTYRAPPLLGADTKDVLATIGYDAAKVEALKAQKIV
- a CDS encoding mandelate racemase/muconate lactonizing enzyme family protein; this translates as MRIVDVVEITKPIASPIRNAYIDFSKMTASLVAVVTDVVRDGRRVVGYGFNSNGRYGQGGLIRERFRNRIIEAESSSFLDDSGANLDPHRIWAAMMSNEKPGGHGERSVAVGTLDMAIWDAVAKIAGKPLFRLLAERKGCEANPKVFVYAAGGYYYPGKDNSALRAEMRGYLNRGYNVVKMKIGGASIDEDRGRIEAVLKEIGSQARLAVDANGRFDLETAIAYAKMLRDYPLFWYEEAGDPLDYALQAALSEFYPGPMATGENLFSHQDARNLLRYGGMRPDRDWLQFDCALSYGLVEYLRTLDVLAQHGWSPSRCIPHGGHQMSLNIAAGLGLGGNESYPDLFQPYGGFPDSVRVEDGHIIMPDLPGIGFEGKSDLIKVMRELAE
- a CDS encoding LysR family transcriptional regulator; the encoded protein is MELIWFEDYLALAETLNFSRAAELRHVTQPAFSRRIRALEGWVGAACLPARHTAWRSRLQANISTIRRRS